Proteins encoded together in one Synechococcus sp. BL107 window:
- a CDS encoding GMC oxidoreductase, which produces MSSSSQVVEGVWDAIVVGSGASGGVAAMTLAEGGARVLVIDAGPNLSSGEALTTEPGNLMRRLAGLISGQHRRQAQHPGYWKANPRLYADERLHPYHHPPDRPFLWTRGLQVGGRSLTWGGITLRLSDEDFTGVQLEGEEVSWPIRSHDLTAHYSALEKLLKVHGGRNHLGHLPDGATEPPLPATAAEQRFMEAVADQLGIDVIPSRGFGPHDPSRDGPWPRSSSCGSTLPRAMATGRVQLLSNHLVERLELASSGTKATGVVAVNQANGNRHLINGDLVVLAASTIQSVSILLRSSEQVQQGGVVDPSGRLGTRLMDHVSTSQFFAFPGLCSGPQPPLTGAGSFFIPFGRHLHQPLDQPTFQGGYGLWGGIGRFDPPAVLKRRANTTTGFLIGHGEVLPRADNRVTLQGQVDRWDVAVPHINCQWSVNELAMVDHMRGRIQACISAAGGEPLPIKDLFHLPLVEPFLKGAVALSEGAAPPGYYIHEVGGAPFGCDERTSVLNASNQLWRTPNVLVVDGACWPTSAWQSPTLTMMAISRRACLLALEARTA; this is translated from the coding sequence ATGAGTAGCTCCAGCCAGGTGGTCGAAGGTGTTTGGGACGCCATCGTTGTTGGTTCTGGAGCGAGTGGCGGTGTGGCCGCCATGACCCTGGCTGAAGGGGGGGCCAGGGTGTTGGTCATTGATGCGGGACCGAACCTCAGCAGCGGTGAAGCCCTGACGACTGAGCCCGGCAATTTGATGCGTCGTTTGGCTGGTCTGATCAGTGGCCAACATCGACGTCAGGCCCAACACCCTGGCTATTGGAAAGCCAACCCTCGCTTATACGCCGATGAGCGGTTGCATCCCTATCACCATCCGCCCGATCGTCCGTTTCTCTGGACCCGTGGTTTGCAAGTGGGCGGTCGCAGCCTCACCTGGGGCGGCATCACCCTCCGACTGTCGGATGAGGATTTCACGGGAGTTCAACTTGAGGGTGAAGAGGTGTCGTGGCCGATCAGGAGCCACGACTTAACGGCGCATTACTCCGCTCTCGAAAAATTGTTAAAGGTGCATGGTGGACGCAACCACCTTGGCCATCTTCCAGACGGGGCCACAGAGCCTCCCCTCCCGGCTACTGCCGCAGAACAACGCTTTATGGAAGCGGTTGCGGATCAGCTCGGCATCGATGTAATCCCATCGCGGGGATTTGGCCCCCACGATCCCAGCCGTGATGGCCCTTGGCCGCGTTCCAGCAGTTGTGGCAGCACCCTGCCCCGCGCCATGGCCACGGGCAGGGTCCAGCTGCTGTCAAATCACCTCGTCGAGCGGCTTGAGCTGGCGTCTTCGGGTACGAAGGCCACCGGGGTTGTCGCCGTCAACCAAGCCAATGGCAACCGCCATCTCATCAACGGGGATCTGGTCGTGTTGGCCGCTTCCACCATTCAATCGGTGTCGATCTTGTTGCGCTCGAGTGAGCAAGTTCAGCAGGGCGGTGTGGTGGATCCATCTGGGCGTCTTGGGACCCGGCTGATGGATCACGTATCCACTAGTCAGTTTTTTGCGTTTCCAGGGCTGTGCTCAGGCCCCCAACCACCCCTCACTGGGGCCGGAAGCTTTTTTATCCCGTTTGGACGGCATCTCCATCAGCCCCTTGATCAGCCGACATTCCAGGGTGGTTATGGATTGTGGGGTGGAATCGGACGTTTTGATCCGCCGGCTGTCCTGAAGCGTCGGGCCAACACCACGACGGGATTTTTGATTGGTCACGGAGAAGTTCTGCCCCGTGCTGACAACAGGGTGACCTTGCAGGGACAAGTGGATCGTTGGGATGTAGCTGTTCCCCATATCAACTGCCAATGGAGCGTCAATGAATTGGCGATGGTGGATCACATGCGCGGTCGGATTCAGGCTTGCATTTCTGCCGCCGGGGGGGAACCCTTGCCAATCAAAGACCTGTTTCACCTGCCTTTGGTCGAGCCCTTTTTGAAAGGCGCTGTGGCCTTAAGCGAAGGTGCAGCTCCGCCTGGCTACTACATCCACGAAGTGGGAGGGGCTCCATTCGGTTGTGATGAACGCACCAGTGTTCTCAATGCCAGCAACCAATTGTGGAGAACACCAAATGTGCTGGTTGTGGATGGCGCTTGTTGGCCAACCTCCGCTTGGCAGTCTCCAACGCTCACGATGATGGCGATCAGTCGTCGCGCTTGCCTCCTCGCCCTTGAGGCTCGGACTGCATAA
- a CDS encoding asparaginase, with protein sequence MTLSSGFSSAARSGQAPLQVTLRRGTISESVHRVHAVVCDGQGRVLLSAGDAGFETFIRSALKPFQALPFLSSGAADQMDVGERGIAISCASHAGTNPHAREAFKLLWKAELDPSQLQCPVPLHGDSPLQHNCSGKHAAFLATSRKMAWPLDDYLQGDHPVQVEVNRRVAELLGLPADELVAARDDCGAPTLRLQLAQMALLYAHLGASRHAELEQISRAMLAHPDLVAGEGRFDTELMRRSHGQVLSKGGAEGIQCLSRIGEGLGVAIKVEDGSRRAKQAVALYLLRELEWLTPLRLQELEEDMLEVGPGVKLEVSGALQFRNS encoded by the coding sequence ATGACCCTCTCATCGGGTTTCAGCTCTGCTGCGCGGTCCGGACAGGCCCCACTTCAGGTCACCCTTCGTCGGGGAACGATCAGTGAGTCAGTCCATCGGGTTCATGCCGTTGTTTGCGATGGTCAGGGACGTGTGCTCCTGTCGGCTGGAGACGCGGGCTTTGAAACCTTTATTCGCTCCGCACTCAAGCCATTTCAAGCGCTGCCGTTTTTGAGCAGCGGGGCAGCCGATCAGATGGATGTTGGTGAGCGGGGGATTGCGATTAGTTGTGCATCCCACGCGGGCACCAATCCCCATGCGCGTGAGGCGTTCAAGCTGCTCTGGAAAGCGGAACTGGACCCTAGTCAGTTGCAGTGTCCTGTTCCTCTCCATGGAGATAGCCCGCTGCAGCACAACTGTTCGGGGAAGCACGCTGCATTTCTGGCGACGAGCCGGAAGATGGCCTGGCCTTTGGATGACTATCTGCAGGGCGACCATCCGGTTCAGGTGGAGGTCAACCGTCGGGTGGCCGAGCTGTTGGGATTACCGGCGGATGAGCTTGTAGCCGCTCGCGACGACTGCGGAGCGCCGACGCTGCGCTTGCAACTCGCGCAAATGGCCCTGCTCTATGCCCATCTGGGGGCATCCCGACACGCCGAATTGGAACAGATCAGCAGGGCCATGCTGGCTCACCCTGATCTTGTGGCAGGGGAGGGCCGTTTTGATACGGAATTGATGCGTCGCAGCCATGGTCAAGTGTTGAGCAAGGGGGGTGCTGAAGGGATTCAATGCCTCAGTCGGATCGGGGAAGGTTTGGGGGTCGCCATCAAAGTGGAAGATGGCTCCAGACGTGCCAAACAGGCAGTCGCCCTGTACTTACTACGGGAGCTTGAATGGTTGACTCCTCTGAGACTGCAGGAGTTAGAGGAAGACATGTTGGAGGTCGGCCCGGGGGTGAAGCTTGAAGTGAGCGGTGCGCTTCAGTTCCGGAACAGCTGA
- a CDS encoding CGLD27 family protein, which produces MAEAVSCPVPPEQRPLEEFQQLSTSWFFSWPVGDEPFLTKSLAISWIMVLPVCLLVASGSWALKQDPPRLIVAGAVSALVLPLFLLMRQWLGWTYVMKRLLSESVDYEESGWYDGQTWEKPLSWREQDLLVARHEVRPILGRLGRAMATAAGLMLVGASLCQAL; this is translated from the coding sequence ATGGCAGAGGCCGTGTCTTGCCCCGTTCCTCCAGAGCAGCGGCCCCTCGAGGAATTTCAACAGCTATCGACGTCTTGGTTTTTCTCGTGGCCGGTGGGCGACGAACCTTTCCTGACCAAAAGCCTGGCCATCAGCTGGATCATGGTGCTTCCGGTTTGTTTACTGGTGGCTAGCGGAAGTTGGGCATTGAAGCAGGATCCACCGCGACTCATTGTGGCTGGCGCCGTGTCGGCTCTTGTGCTCCCTTTGTTTTTGCTGATGCGGCAGTGGCTGGGTTGGACCTATGTGATGAAACGTCTGCTGAGCGAATCAGTGGATTACGAAGAATCGGGTTGGTACGACGGCCAAACTTGGGAAAAGCCCCTGTCTTGGCGTGAACAGGATCTTTTAGTGGCCCGCCATGAAGTGCGTCCGATACTCGGTCGTTTGGGTCGTGCGATGGCAACGGCGGCAGGCTTGATGCTGGTCGGTGCCAGCCTCTGTCAGGCTCTTTGA
- the rsfS gene encoding ribosome silencing factor, translating to MDSEQLAELAADACDDRKAVDIRLIRVDEVSSLADWMVIAGGQSDVQVRAIAQSVEDRLETDAARLPLRKEGLNEGCWALLDYGELIVHVLMPEQRRYYDLEAFWSHGESRAFLASSTSDS from the coding sequence ATGGATAGTGAGCAGTTGGCAGAACTCGCAGCCGATGCATGCGACGACCGGAAAGCTGTCGATATCCGTTTAATCCGGGTGGATGAAGTGTCGAGCTTGGCTGACTGGATGGTGATTGCGGGTGGTCAATCAGACGTTCAGGTGCGAGCTATCGCCCAATCCGTCGAAGACCGCTTGGAGACCGATGCAGCACGCTTGCCTCTCCGCAAGGAAGGCCTAAATGAAGGGTGTTGGGCCCTACTGGACTACGGCGAACTCATCGTTCATGTGTTGATGCCAGAGCAGAGGCGCTACTACGACCTCGAGGCGTTTTGGAGTCACGGCGAAAGTCGTGCATTCCTAGCTTCGTCGACATCGGACAGCTGA
- a CDS encoding DUF3318 domain-containing protein translates to MSELQRLKGLLPPEMQNWVFVESAASVDPPLITLEEIGRDEVEIQVDLDQWDGLALDHRNLLFWHEVGRIQNDTIPRDGWEMAALAIGLGGAIGELWVQDGLLLMMALGLSGFAGYRLYLKNNSEKRLQDAITADERAIDLACRFGYSVPNAYRSLGGALKDLVDKTRKKRRRSFYEDRLEALRKSASKARAEMAQQEGSRTSVTSENVYG, encoded by the coding sequence ATGAGTGAGCTTCAGCGCCTCAAGGGGCTGCTGCCACCTGAAATGCAGAACTGGGTGTTCGTGGAATCGGCGGCGTCCGTTGATCCTCCCTTGATCACCCTTGAAGAGATTGGTCGGGACGAGGTGGAAATCCAAGTGGATCTCGACCAATGGGATGGCTTGGCCCTCGACCATCGCAACTTGCTGTTTTGGCACGAGGTTGGTCGGATTCAGAACGACACAATCCCTCGGGATGGTTGGGAAATGGCAGCCCTAGCGATTGGCTTAGGTGGCGCCATCGGTGAGCTTTGGGTGCAGGACGGCCTTCTATTAATGATGGCTTTAGGCCTCTCCGGTTTTGCCGGCTACCGCCTCTATCTCAAAAATAATTCCGAAAAGCGCCTCCAGGACGCGATCACCGCTGATGAACGTGCCATCGACCTGGCTTGTCGGTTCGGGTACAGCGTTCCAAATGCTTACCGCAGCCTTGGCGGTGCCTTGAAAGATCTTGTGGATAAAACCCGCAAAAAGCGGCGCCGAAGCTTCTACGAAGATCGCTTGGAAGCGCTGCGTAAAAGTGCCAGCAAGGCCCGAGCCGAAATGGCTCAGCAGGAGGGGTCTCGTACGTCAGTTACCAGTGAGAATGTTTATGGATAG
- the carB gene encoding carbamoyl-phosphate synthase large subunit, which translates to MPRRTDLRRILLVGSGPIVIGQACEFDYSGTQACKALRAEGFEVVLVNSNPASIMTDPGMADRTYIEPLTPEVVAKVIEKERPDALLPTMGGQTALNLAVTLAENGTLDRFGVELIGADLQAIQKAEDRLLFKQAMERIGVSVCPSGIASTQEEAETVGAEIGSFPRIIRPAFTLGGSGGGIAYNPEEFAAICKSGLEASPVSQILIEQSLLGWKEFELEVMRDLADNVVIVCSIENLDPMGVHTGDSITVAPAQTLTDREYQRLRDQSIAIIREIGVATGGSNIQFAINPANGDVVVIEMNPRVSRSSALASKATGFPIAKIAARLAVGYTLDEILNDITGQTPACFEPTIDYVVTKIPRFAFEKFKGSPAVLTTSMKSVGEAMAIGRCFEESFQKAMRSLETGFSGWGGDRDEPNLSDSEIDRLLRTPSPERILTVRTAMVSGRSDADIHRISKIDPWFLAKLRRIVDAESRLMRGRQLDELGASTLLELKQLGFSDRQIAWCTGTNELSVRSHRHKLDVRAVFKTVDTCAAEFASTTPYHYSTYERPLQKLQPDGTLITQPSATEVSRKSDQRKMMILGGGPNRIGQGIEFDYCCCHASFSAQEQGITTVMVNSNPETVSTDYDTSDSLYFEPLTLEDVLNVIEAERPNGVVVQFGGQTPLKLAIPLLRWLNSPDGQVTGTEIWGTSPESIDRAEDREQFEAILRDLSIRQPRNGLARSEEEARAIATVVGYPVVVRPSYVLGGRAMEVVFDEQELNRYMREAVQVEPDHPVLIDQYLENAVEVDVDALSDQDGNVVIGGLMEHIEPAGIHSGDSACCLPTVSLGESALHTIREWSKALAISLKVKGLINLQFAVQRDSNGQEVVFIIEANPRASRTVPFVAKATGKPLARLATRLMAGESLADVGLTEEPQPPLQAIKEAVLPFRRFPGADTVLGPEMRSTGEVMGSATSFGMAYAKAELGAGEALPTQGTVFLSTHDRDKSSLVPVAARLIELGFELMATAGTAHTLEQASLVVQTVLKVHEGRPNIEDLIRSKQVQLVINTPIGRQAAHDDKYLRRAALDYAVPTVTTLAGARAAVEAIAAMQSEPTLSIYALQDVHATC; encoded by the coding sequence ATGCCACGGCGGACCGATCTGCGTCGCATCCTCCTGGTGGGATCTGGTCCGATCGTGATCGGCCAAGCCTGTGAGTTTGATTACTCGGGAACCCAGGCCTGCAAAGCCCTTAGGGCAGAGGGATTTGAAGTGGTGTTGGTGAATTCCAACCCCGCATCGATCATGACCGACCCGGGCATGGCTGATCGGACCTACATCGAACCGCTCACCCCTGAAGTGGTGGCGAAGGTTATAGAGAAAGAACGTCCTGATGCCCTCTTGCCGACGATGGGGGGGCAAACAGCGCTCAACCTCGCGGTCACCCTGGCTGAAAACGGAACATTGGATCGTTTCGGGGTGGAGCTCATCGGTGCCGACTTACAGGCGATTCAGAAGGCCGAGGATCGGCTGCTTTTTAAGCAAGCCATGGAACGAATTGGGGTGAGTGTGTGTCCATCGGGCATCGCTTCCACCCAGGAGGAAGCAGAAACCGTTGGCGCTGAGATCGGCAGCTTTCCTCGCATCATTCGACCGGCATTCACCCTTGGGGGAAGTGGTGGTGGGATTGCTTACAACCCAGAGGAATTTGCCGCCATTTGTAAAAGCGGTCTGGAAGCGAGTCCGGTCTCGCAAATTTTGATTGAGCAATCACTGCTCGGTTGGAAAGAATTTGAACTCGAGGTGATGCGTGATCTGGCGGACAACGTCGTGATCGTGTGCAGCATCGAAAACCTCGACCCGATGGGGGTGCATACCGGGGATTCGATCACTGTCGCCCCAGCGCAAACACTCACCGATCGGGAATACCAGCGACTTCGCGATCAATCCATCGCCATTATTCGTGAAATCGGCGTTGCCACGGGAGGCAGCAACATTCAGTTCGCCATCAACCCGGCCAACGGCGATGTGGTGGTGATTGAAATGAACCCGAGGGTGAGTCGATCGTCTGCGCTTGCCAGCAAAGCCACCGGTTTTCCAATCGCAAAAATTGCTGCACGCCTTGCTGTTGGATACACCCTCGACGAAATTCTCAACGACATCACAGGTCAAACACCGGCTTGCTTCGAACCCACCATCGATTACGTGGTCACGAAGATTCCTCGCTTTGCCTTTGAAAAATTCAAGGGCAGTCCGGCCGTTCTCACGACATCGATGAAATCGGTCGGTGAAGCCATGGCCATTGGTCGCTGCTTCGAAGAGTCGTTCCAAAAAGCAATGCGATCCCTGGAAACCGGCTTTTCAGGCTGGGGAGGCGACAGGGACGAGCCAAACCTCAGCGACAGCGAAATTGATCGCCTTCTACGAACACCGTCACCGGAGCGAATCCTCACGGTGCGCACAGCAATGGTGAGCGGCCGCAGCGATGCCGACATTCACCGGATCAGCAAGATCGACCCTTGGTTCTTGGCCAAACTCCGTCGCATCGTTGACGCGGAATCAAGATTGATGCGCGGGCGTCAGTTGGATGAGCTCGGTGCCTCGACCCTTTTAGAACTGAAGCAACTCGGTTTTTCCGATCGTCAAATTGCCTGGTGCACGGGAACCAACGAACTCAGCGTGCGCTCGCATCGACACAAGCTCGATGTGCGAGCCGTGTTTAAAACCGTGGATACCTGTGCAGCGGAATTTGCATCCACCACGCCGTATCACTACTCCACCTACGAACGGCCGCTTCAAAAACTTCAACCCGACGGAACTCTGATCACCCAGCCAAGTGCCACGGAAGTGAGCCGCAAGAGCGATCAACGAAAAATGATGATCCTGGGCGGCGGTCCGAATCGCATCGGTCAGGGCATTGAATTTGATTACTGCTGCTGCCATGCCTCCTTCTCAGCCCAGGAGCAAGGCATCACGACCGTGATGGTGAACAGCAACCCCGAGACGGTGTCCACCGATTACGACACAAGCGACAGCCTTTATTTCGAACCACTCACGCTTGAAGACGTACTCAACGTGATTGAAGCCGAACGTCCGAACGGCGTTGTTGTGCAATTTGGTGGGCAAACGCCCCTAAAACTGGCTATTCCGTTGCTGCGCTGGCTTAACAGCCCAGACGGACAAGTCACCGGAACAGAAATTTGGGGCACCTCCCCTGAATCGATCGATCGCGCTGAAGATCGTGAGCAATTTGAAGCGATCCTTCGAGACCTTTCCATTCGTCAACCGCGCAACGGTTTGGCCCGCAGTGAAGAGGAAGCACGAGCGATTGCCACCGTTGTGGGCTACCCCGTTGTGGTGAGGCCCTCCTATGTGCTCGGCGGACGAGCCATGGAAGTGGTGTTCGACGAACAAGAACTCAATCGCTACATGCGCGAAGCCGTACAGGTCGAACCGGATCATCCAGTGTTGATTGACCAATACCTCGAAAACGCCGTTGAGGTGGATGTGGATGCGTTGTCTGATCAGGACGGCAATGTCGTGATCGGAGGTTTGATGGAGCACATCGAACCTGCGGGGATTCATTCCGGAGACTCCGCCTGCTGCCTGCCAACCGTCTCCCTTGGTGAATCCGCACTGCATACGATTCGCGAATGGAGCAAAGCGTTGGCTATTTCCCTCAAGGTGAAGGGGTTAATCAACCTCCAATTCGCTGTGCAACGCGACAGCAATGGTCAGGAAGTTGTCTTCATCATCGAAGCGAATCCCCGCGCCTCGCGCACGGTGCCTTTCGTCGCCAAAGCCACTGGAAAACCGCTGGCCCGTTTGGCCACACGGTTAATGGCGGGCGAATCCCTCGCGGATGTGGGGCTCACCGAAGAACCCCAACCTCCTCTGCAAGCGATTAAAGAAGCAGTGCTTCCCTTCCGACGCTTCCCTGGAGCCGACACGGTGCTTGGACCGGAAATGCGATCCACCGGTGAGGTGATGGGTTCAGCCACAAGTTTTGGAATGGCCTATGCCAAAGCTGAGCTGGGGGCTGGCGAAGCGCTCCCCACCCAAGGAACCGTTTTCCTATCAACCCATGACCGGGATAAATCTTCTCTCGTGCCAGTAGCCGCTCGCTTAATCGAGCTGGGATTTGAGCTGATGGCAACCGCTGGAACAGCCCACACCCTCGAACAAGCCTCGCTAGTTGTGCAAACGGTTCTCAAAGTGCATGAAGGTCGTCCAAACATCGAAGATTTGATTCGTTCAAAGCAAGTACAGCTCGTCATCAACACCCCAATCGGTCGCCAAGCAGCTCACGACGACAAATACTTGCGTCGTGCAGCCCTTGATTACGCCGTACCCACCGTGACGACCCTCGCTGGCGCCCGCGCCGCTGTGGAAGCGATCGCTGCCATGCAAAGCGAACCCACTCTCAGCATTTATGCCCTGCAGGACGTTCACGCGACGTGCTGA
- a CDS encoding DUF3386 domain-containing protein, which produces MTASSTSIKPGSDLRDTFRKAYENRYTWTPGFSGYRGRCLWTQGDQSVAGTFEIGADLKAKVEGIDNEEVLKAVHSQLWEVAIHRVRRSFEQTHSDNTFTAGETDAVGTEVIVGGKGEGDRYRIKDDVVTMVHRHIHGTVVTIFTTDVTHTGDGYLSHTYTSQYSDPATGALRGGKSSFKDTFTPLNDGGPWVLQERVIETKAQGDAPAGCQTFRFEGLEAL; this is translated from the coding sequence GTGACAGCCAGCTCCACCTCCATTAAGCCTGGATCCGATCTACGCGACACCTTTCGGAAAGCCTACGAAAATCGCTACACCTGGACACCTGGTTTTTCTGGTTATCGGGGGCGTTGCCTCTGGACTCAAGGCGATCAAAGCGTGGCTGGCACCTTTGAAATTGGTGCCGACCTCAAGGCAAAGGTTGAGGGCATCGACAACGAAGAGGTTCTGAAAGCTGTTCATTCGCAGCTGTGGGAAGTCGCCATTCATCGCGTCCGCAGAAGCTTCGAACAAACCCATAGCGACAACACATTTACTGCTGGAGAAACAGACGCCGTCGGCACCGAAGTGATTGTGGGAGGCAAAGGAGAAGGCGACCGCTACCGAATCAAAGACGACGTTGTCACCATGGTTCATCGTCACATCCATGGAACTGTTGTCACCATCTTCACGACCGACGTCACCCACACCGGGGATGGCTATCTAAGCCACACCTACACAAGCCAATATTCCGACCCAGCCACTGGGGCATTGCGCGGTGGGAAAAGCAGTTTCAAAGACACCTTTACCCCCCTCAACGATGGCGGTCCTTGGGTCTTGCAAGAGCGGGTAATCGAAACAAAAGCGCAAGGCGATGCGCCCGCCGGATGCCAAACCTTCCGCTTTGAAGGTCTCGAGGCCCTTTGA
- a CDS encoding sodium:alanine symporter family protein, translating into MDNFNASLEAFNAPVNSLVWGWPTVGLIAITGIFLMVGLRFMPLQRLIYGVRMVLLPSKDGSEGEITPFQALMTSLSATIGTGNIAGVAGAIAVGGPGAVFWMWIIAIFGIATKYAEAVLAVKFRETDGSGNHVGGPMYYIRNGLGSQWSWLAGLFALFGMLAGFGIGNGVQAFEVSSALESAGVPRLVTGVVLGASVFAVVIGGIRRIAMAASTLVPLMSVLYIGACLVLLILNASEVPSAFGTIFSNAFSGEAAAGGAFGQVVLMGFKRGIFSNEAGLGSAPIAHAAARTDDPVRQGTVAMLGTFIDTLVICTMTALVIITSQANTLLDEAGNRLSGANLSIAAFNQGLPGSGLVVTIGLIVFAFTTILGWSFYGERCTSYLFGDSAILPFRLLWVAMVVFASVAGTSGALWGVADTLNGLMALPNLIALLLLSGTVFKLTRNYQFTPHQSETD; encoded by the coding sequence ATGGACAACTTCAATGCGTCGTTGGAAGCCTTCAATGCACCGGTCAACAGTCTTGTTTGGGGCTGGCCAACGGTTGGGCTGATCGCCATAACCGGCATCTTTTTGATGGTCGGTCTGCGGTTCATGCCATTGCAACGACTGATTTATGGCGTGCGGATGGTTCTGCTCCCATCAAAGGATGGCAGCGAAGGAGAGATCACTCCTTTTCAAGCTTTGATGACCTCCCTATCCGCCACCATCGGAACCGGCAACATTGCGGGGGTGGCTGGAGCTATCGCCGTTGGCGGACCTGGGGCCGTGTTCTGGATGTGGATTATTGCCATCTTTGGCATTGCCACCAAATACGCCGAAGCCGTTCTGGCGGTGAAGTTTCGCGAAACAGATGGATCGGGAAACCACGTAGGCGGCCCGATGTATTACATCCGAAATGGCCTTGGTTCCCAATGGAGTTGGTTAGCAGGCCTGTTTGCTCTGTTCGGCATGCTCGCGGGCTTTGGCATCGGCAACGGTGTTCAGGCCTTCGAAGTGTCGTCAGCACTCGAGAGCGCAGGAGTTCCAAGGCTGGTCACCGGCGTTGTTCTTGGAGCCTCTGTCTTTGCAGTTGTGATCGGCGGCATTCGGCGCATCGCAATGGCCGCCTCCACGTTGGTGCCATTGATGTCTGTTCTCTACATCGGGGCATGTTTGGTGCTGCTGATCTTGAACGCCTCAGAGGTTCCCAGTGCATTTGGAACCATCTTTAGTAATGCATTCAGCGGAGAAGCTGCGGCAGGTGGTGCGTTTGGTCAAGTGGTTCTGATGGGTTTCAAGCGAGGCATCTTCTCCAATGAAGCGGGTCTTGGCAGCGCTCCGATCGCCCATGCGGCCGCTCGAACCGATGATCCAGTTCGACAGGGCACCGTTGCGATGCTCGGCACGTTTATCGACACCCTGGTGATTTGCACGATGACAGCACTGGTGATCATTACGAGCCAAGCCAATACCCTTCTCGATGAAGCTGGAAATCGTCTAAGCGGAGCTAATTTATCGATAGCTGCCTTCAATCAGGGTCTTCCAGGTAGTGGTTTGGTCGTAACGATTGGATTAATTGTGTTCGCGTTCACAACAATTTTGGGCTGGAGTTTTTATGGAGAACGCTGTACGAGTTACTTATTCGGTGATTCTGCAATTTTGCCGTTTCGATTGTTATGGGTGGCCATGGTTGTCTTCGCCTCAGTCGCTGGCACCAGCGGAGCACTCTGGGGAGTGGCTGACACCTTGAATGGATTAATGGCATTGCCAAACTTGATCGCACTGCTTCTACTTTCAGGAACTGTATTTAAGCTCACACGGAACTATCAGTTCACACCGCATCAATCAGAAACTGATTAA
- a CDS encoding DUF6447 family protein → MTDSAPNNPVLTFEGKRYDLNTLPDELKELVRGMQVADAQLRMHEDTLKVLAVGRQSLATQLNERLKSVTPMPEG, encoded by the coding sequence ATGACTGACTCAGCGCCCAACAATCCCGTCTTGACCTTTGAAGGCAAGCGCTATGACCTCAATACACTCCCTGATGAGTTGAAAGAACTCGTTCGTGGAATGCAAGTCGCTGATGCCCAACTTCGCATGCACGAAGACACCCTGAAGGTGTTGGCGGTCGGTCGTCAAAGTTTGGCAACCCAGCTCAATGAACGGTTGAAGTCCGTCACGCCGATGCCAGAGGGATAG